ATGTCTCATGAATGGCTATACTTTGGAAGAAAATtatatatttcaaaatcttGAGAAATACAATAACTGACAGCGTCTTAggctctacatgtataaagggCCAGCTTCAGACAGTTCCAAAAGCGCAATTACCGTGGACTAACACGGGTCCTTTTCTTAGTCTTCGTAGGTACACATCTAGTTCAGACAGTTTAACGTGGTCTGGAATACACTTTCCCGTTCGTTTTCTCTGCAGGGGTCGAAGTACTCTACTTGTTCATACAGTTAAACATCATTCTTGGCTAACACCTTCGGTTTTTGTAAAGTTCAAAGCGTCCTCGACTAAATTCCTATAATTTGTCTTTGTAGGTCCAGATTCAGATATCGCCAATCATTTTGCATTCACTAAGAACGGCAGTTTCAAGAAGGTTTCATCCAGCACGTCGACAGCTACAAGCTCAGGGAATGATGAGATAACCAAGGATAGTCTCAACATAACTGATGTGAAAAAAGGAAAGAATGGTGCCTTATGGTTGACGGATAATGTAATCAAGGAAAACTTCCTCAAAATGTCTGACCAAGCTGCAGACTTCGACGAAGGTGTTTGGAAATCTATCAAATTATCGTTGTGTCAAAAAGCtaacaactctctattaagtgCCAAATATAACAGATTGAACTATACTAACAACGTGCCACAGTTTGATTATCCGCCTTCAGCGCCGCAGGCGGAAAGTCTGCGCTGGGAATTCAAGATGGACAGTGATTCTGAGGAAGAGGAAAGACTCCGTGTTTATAAAATCAATCGCCGAAAGCGGTTTTTAGCTGAAAGATATGAGAAAGGATTGGAACTGATCAGCGGTGCTAATAATCAGACTGAAGTTCTACAGCCTACGATTTCCACCTCCTACTTCGATCTTAATGATGGACCTGTCTTGTCTAATATGATTAATCATTTGGGCTTCAGTGGTGCAGACGACAGCAGAGAAATGGTGCTCAATTGCAGTTGATCCGGCCATGGTGAAATGAACTGAATGAATTTACTTGcagaaaagaagaaaaccacACAATCAAAttgtttattgaaaaaaaaacgcGACAGCAGCGCCTACAATTTAACACTATTGTCTTTGCTCATGTCGTAGATCTAAAAGATCTAAGGTGCAATGATCATGACTTGCTTTCTTCAATCCGAAAATTGGTGCTGTCATAAACCATTTGTGTGATACCTTGTAAtggtatttgaaaatatttttttgataaaGAATATTCATCAAGCAATGAAAGCAATTTAAACGATTATATACAGAACTTGCCTCTTCGATAACTATCAGCCCATCCTGTTCACGGAGCGACCGTGACTTCGAGATTGagtgaggtcaaggtcattgaacGAGATCAAGGagcgaggtcaaggtcactgtgaACAAGATGCACTGCTGGTCATCGGAAATTTGAAAGTTAGTTCTAAATCATTGTCAGTTATTTATACAGTCATTGCTTGATGAACACTCCACATGTATATTCCTGGGCTGCAAATAATGGTGTAGTTGCACAGTACAGAAAAACAGGGAACCTTAATAGTCGCCCAACGGTAGAGCGACAGACAACCCAAAGATCTGGTGGTCCAAGCAACGGTCAAGGATTTTCCTGtacttctttctttctttgcttATGCCATTGATAGCTTCTCCACTGTTGAATAGTGCAATAAATTGTATATTGACAGTATCGTACGTGAAAAAATAGGCATACATTATGATGTAAAATGAGATAGATGATCTTGTAAATTTTATAGTACATCAACATATTGTTATCTAATGTACACGTAGTTACATGTTTTTCACTGTACCCGTTCTATTTTGACAATACCATGTCAGTTAGACGTAACTTTTGTTTGGAGAATAAAATTCATTACCAAACACATGTACGATCTTGTTGATTCCTTTATAAATAGACATGTTTCGCAATCCTTACAAACGACGAGTACCAAGGTCTGTACAatggtgtcatcaagtcctccCTTTACGCACAAATCTTAAATCATCTTTTATAATTTAACAAGGATTCGGAGAAAAAAACCCCAAAACTAAATACTGCACAATCTTTCCACTCTGTATCTTTTAAGCCAAGAAATGAATTCCGTCTGTAATGGCTTTGGAAATATCGAGCCCGTTCTGTCGCTAGTCAGCGCCACCGCATTGTCACATACTCTGATATCGACTCGGTCTTTCTCTAACACGGCAAACATTCGTCATCGATCAATGCGCCATCTAAATGGAAATTGGGCACCTCTTCCACGTTTTCCGTGAAAAAGTCTTTTCAACATGAACAGCGTTCTTATAGTTCTCTTCGTTATATTATTTGCATTTCACATTCTCGTCTAACGATAAAAGTGTCTTGCATACTGTTATTCCATCGGTAAGTTGCCCTATCAGTTGATACTGTCACACGCATGCAAGTATATGCTTCTGCATTCTAAGTCTTTGCCAATTCTTATAGGCATACTACAATGTAAAAATACATTTAACAAAAAGGGGGAAATGTCAAGGTAAATAAATTACTAACGGACGAGTCCTGATATTTGGATTGTCCTTGGCCTCTTGTTTCGCCTCTCTAATCAGATCTGCGATAAACTTTCTCTCTACGCCGGAGTCGCGCCTCGCGTGATCGTGAGGTAGAAGGTGGCCCACATGATTGCTCGCCCTTGGATTCCGAGCTGGCGGAAGGCGCAGATCTTTCTCGAGGACGCCGTCAATCTTCGGACGAACTGGTTCGGAGGCCGACATAGTGCGGCGGGGATCAGGGAAATTATCGGGACTCTGAACCACTTTTTGTCGCCCCTGACCTTTCGCACTGTGTACTAATGATCGCTTTAGGTTTGAAGAAGTTTTGCGACCCCTCGGCTCCTTGTCACTCCATACAATTGTTCTGTGTCCTTTCGACACCTTGCTGTGTCTACTGAGTATACCGTGTCGCCTGTTTTCATCACCATCTTCGCTTGAAGCAGGACTGACGGCAGGCCTGCGCGGGAACCCACCAGACCTTGGGTCCCACTTCTCAACCGATTTCTGCTGAGGCAGCTCTCCAAGAACTTCCTTCGCATTAGACGACCGCTTGTCTTCTTTACCGGGCTGATAGGGGCGATCTCGTTCAGAATCCGGTGGGTTCAAGCGCCGCATCTCAATCCTCTCAACCTCCAGTTTCTTCCTAAGTCTGATCCTGACTCCTGCAGGATAGTCCATGGACAAGAGCCGCGGACACAACGGCTGGGTATCCACTTGCCTAAATCTACGCTTcggcttcttcttctcctcacCAATCATGTTAATTTTCATGCTATTTGACCGTCGAATTTCAGCGTTCCTATAAAGAAACCTATCCTGCATCATCCGCTGCCAATCGAAGTATTCCCTAACTTTATCCATGTCCAGACTCCGGTGAAGAGAATCGATGCTTCTTTGTTGTTGTTCTCTCTTTTCCTCGCTGACAGAAAGTAAATCTCTCTCTTTCTGCCTTTGCTTTCTTACATTTTCCTTCACGGATTCTCCAATAAACTCTTTCTCAAAAGAAGTTAACAAGGCTGGTATAGGTTTACTTGGCCGCGGAAAAGAAATATCCATTCCTTTTGCGACAGTTACGTGTGGCGCATAAGCATGCATTCCATTTACACCCAATGCAACGTGTTGTGTTGTCACAGCGTTTATTGGTGACACATCATTTCTCCCATTTGCATCCTCGGGGCGGTGTGAAACATCCATCCGCCTACTTACATCGCTTACTTGTGGTGAGACATGTGACCAACTTACACTGTTCACGTGTCGTGAAGTATCCGTCCCATTCACAACGTTTACGTGTGGAAATAAATCTCCAGCATTTACATTTTCCGCTCGTGGAGGCTCAACCACACAGTTTACATCACTTTTAGTCGGAGAGGGATCGATGCCGTTTTTAACATTTCCGTGCGGGGAATTTTCTTCCACCCGATTTGAATCGTTCACATGTCCTTGATTCTCCATACCTACACTTTTTACGTGAGGAGAAACATCCACGCCGTTTTCAGTATTCGCGTCTGCTGAAACGACCACCACATTTCCATCGTTCACGAGGTATTGTGGCTCATCCGTCATATCTACACCGCTCACTGGAGACAAACCATCCATCCCATTTTCTGTGTCAACGTGTTCTGAAACATCCATGTCGTTTTCAACGTTCGTGTGCGGTGAAACGTCCTCCTCCTCATTTGCACTCTCTTCAAGTGGTGAAACACCTACGTACCCTAAAACCTCTACCCCATTTTCACCATTTGCCTGAGGTGAAACCGCATCAACCTTATTTACACCGTTTGCCTGTGGTGAAACCACGTCCTCTCCATTTACACTGTTTGCTCGTGGTGAAACCACGTCCACTCCATTTACGCCGTTTGCCTGAGGTGAAACCACGTCCTCTCCTTTTACACTGTTTGCTCGTGGTGAAACAACGTCCACTCCATTTACGCCGTTTGCCTGAGGCGAAACCACGTCAACCTCATTTGCACAGTTTGCCTGAGGTGAAACTACCTCCACTTCATTTACACCGTTTGCCTGAGGTGAAACCACCTCCACCCCATTTACACCGTTTGCCTGTGGTGAAGCCACGTCCACGCTATTTACACTGTTTTCTTGAGATGAAACCACGTCCACTCTATTTACACTGTCGTTTACGTACAGTGGTTCTTCTTCAATTTCGTCTTCTGACTCTGTCAGCGTCGGAAGACTAACACCAGTCCGAGAAGACCCAGGTCGCATCAGGCCAAGCGGAACCTCAGCCTTCAATTCAAATCGTTGCATGTTGAAGCACTAACTCTTGAACTTTCATTAACTAATATTGTTTCTTGAGGATGAGTGGTAGAAGATTACACTTTTACCTACCGGTATCGAAAGCATATATCTGAAGCCAGAAACTTTCAATTGTTTTAGCAGACCGCTGATCCAAGTTAATCAAAGTCGACTTTGCTGCTCAACTGCTCACGCAACACGTGTACTGCTAGAAAGTTAACCGAGTCACCTTATCTGCAGGATAGTTTAGAGAAACGGCTGATCCAGTGCACGACAGTTAGCAAGTCTAAAGGAAGCACGTCCAGTGGACTTGGGAAATAACAAGTGTGCAGAATGAGATACATCTAAGTTACCTTGTTTGGTGCAATTTACAAAATGAAGCACATCCAAATCACGTCACCTGCTTGAAGATGCATGAATGATAAACTATATTCCTTTATCATCAAGTGACACACGGGAAGTGTCAACGTCTTTTGAGGAGGGGATCGgatcatacatgtacgtacgccTCCGCTCACGATCCAGCCGCTTCCATCCCTTGGGGTCTTTGTCTTAACGATAGTCTTTTCCGTAAAGACGTATTTCgtctaatgtcaacaaacaCGACTTTCTAATCTCACGATATTCGTTACCGAAATGAAGATATGAACAATATACAAACGAAAGTCGTGGTGTGTATACTTGAGCTATATGATCGCACCAGTGAACCGCGGTGACACGGACGCTTAGAAAATCATGACATGCTTTCGACTATCCTTTAAGGTTCTTCAGAAATTGTCTCGAGTAGCACAAAGTTCTGTGACAAGTCGTCGTTAATAAACCTGTCATAAGTTGGATAAAAGTGTCATACACTGAAAGATTTTATCAGTTTTTTACTCCTACGTGTACGTCAATGAATATCGAAGTACACAATAATATTGAAAACATCTGGTATGAGAGAATGATCTGATTTTGTTCTTCAACGGTACGAAAGGGTTCATTGCTATCAACTCTGACTATGTAGATTCTTAAAAAGCAATGAGGAGGTACCTTCGGCAGCAGTAGAAGATGTTCTTCAACAGCACTGATGAAGTAGCCTACATCGACCATCGAAAAAAAACAGCGTGGAGAACTACTTTTGTATAATCTCCGAGGGGAGACTACTTCGTTAGGGTGAGGGGCGAAgccgatccactgcgtccggagtgtaggagAACTATTGTGGGAATGGTTACTAGGTGTAGGGTTTCCTCAGCAacaatattttgtaaattaAAGAAAGATCAAAATCGTGTTTGTTTTTGGTGTGGGGTAGAAACACTTTTTCGATTGTATGCCGTAATTTTATAAGTCTATTAAATCTCATTTCACGTTTCATTTCTACCGTACTCTTGCGAACGATTATTATAGCGTACACATTCACATTAAAGTAACGGTCTCGCTAGACCTATATACGCCGCAGGACAACTTTCTAATGGGCGCCGGCATTATTCAGGAACACAGTTTGTCCGCGATTTTAAAGCACTATTTTGTGTTGTGGTAATGGTGCGTGATTTATGACAAATGTGGGGATTTAAGCAATTAATagtcgatatacatgtaggtataaaGCTTGTCCTTCTTTAACTGAGAGTGATGGCAATGACATAGCCGGTAAATCACGTTCACCTTGGGTAACAACCTTTATTCGACCCTCAGGGTTGTGATGACATCGCTACGCATTTGAAACACATAATCAAGCGAGTAAAAAGCATAAAATAACATCAatggaatttgttgaaaatattCTATAATACAAACTTCGAAAGATCAGATCACAAATAACATACGAGCACATCATCAGCAGGCTGCAAGCACACGCGTTATGAAACGGCCGGATCATCAAAACCTAAACGTTAAATGCTTTCCTTCCaactgacatgtacatgtatgtttgattACTTCAGGAATATCTTCCTCCGCGGTGGTTTCTCCTCACTCTTCTCCGACAAATACCGCAAAATTCCGCCCACAGACTTCCTTTTCAACTCGCTAGGTGGTGTAACTGTGCTCGGTATACGCTTTATTTTGACGCTGATGATTGGCTTGGTTGGTAGTGGTAAATGCCTCAACGGAGGATCTGGGACGGATTCCAGATCTGGTCCTCCTGGAGACCGAGACAAGGATCGGAGGGACGTTGGCGACACCGTACCGAATGGAGACGGCGGTGGCCGCATTGGCACGGGTGTTGGAGTGTTCGGTGGAACATACGCTGCCCTACTCTCAATCTTTTTAGTACGGTCCTCTTGCATCTGCTTGAGGAACTCTATTCGGGCTGTTTCTAACCGTTTCCTGTGTTTCAGACGCATACCTTCCGGGAGGTTCAGGCAGATAAACCGCGCACATACCGGGGTGAAGGACTGCCGTTTCTTGGCTTCCAGGCTATCGGCGCTTGATATCCTCGATGCCGTACCTCCTTCGGCAGATCCAATGATTGCCCGTTGCTCAGCCAGTTCCTTCTCGCTCATATTCAAAGCCCGGGCCTGATATCTCATCTGGTTCTCCAGGTGCTTCCGCTTCTCTTCAATCTCCATCCTCCGTTTTGCCTCCTTATTACGCGCCAACAGAGCCCTTTGCTGGTATTTCTGGGTCTCTAACAGCTTGTGAACCTTCGCAATGTCAAGGTATGCCCGGATTGAATCAGCTTGACGTTCCCGCCGGGATAGTTCCTTCTTCGAGATCAGCGCCGCCGCTTCGAGCCTTCTCGCCAACGCGGCCTCATCCTCTGCTCTCCGTTTGTTATAGGCCTCAATCAGTTCCATTTCCACGTGCGTTAGAACTGAAGGCTTCAGATAAAGCGGCTGGGATGACAGcgattcctcttcttcttcttcgtcgtTTCTCAAACCAACTGTCCGAGTGATCGAATCTTGGCACTGAATCATAGTCGGGCATGTGGCATAATTTGATATCAGTTTGTCCGCAGGATTTTTCCAATAGGTCGTGACAGTTGGAAGGGTCATGCTAGAGTCTTACTGAAAATGCTCAAAAGTGTTTGTCTAGATTCCGAGAAAAGTCACAGGCCGTCAGTAAGTAGTCCGTGAAACTTTGCCAATCACAAATTTAAAGACACCAATAATCCTCTGAAACTGCGGAAAGTTTCGGCCAAGTGATAGTCCATAACGGGTAGGAGATTACTCACTTTATGTTTCTATTGTCACTCAGTTCCGGTCACTGAAGTGACCAACAGCTATCTGAAGTTGTGGTAGAATGACCAACGCCCATTACTATTCGTGAATCGTTGTCTTGGTTACACATCCGTAAGTGCGCCCGATTCGGTTCGTATTATCACCTCGGTATCACCTTCTACCAGTAAGAAGATACCGTTTCCGTCAAATGACTCCCTCATGAAATGTTTGATAATTGCCAATAGTGTCTAATGCGTCATCTTATTATTCTTTTTGCGGAGTTTCTGCATATTTGTCACAGGATCTTGTTTTCCTCAATGAGGCGTTATCCACATTGCGACAGGTCCACAACCACAACAGACTATTTCGGAAACGCGTTTAGCGAATGTTTGTACACAGTCGTAACTAAGTTAGCCAGTTGCAGGAGACGTTTTACGCGCACTTTTAGGCCAATCCTCATAAGCGACAGTGGTGAAGATCCCAAGATTCTGTCAATGGATGCGCCGTAATTTCCACCCCTACGCTGAAGAGAACCAGCCTGATGAAACTGAGATTTCTTAACTACTCATGTGAAGAATCGGAACTGCGAAAAATGAGAGGTGGCCAGAATGATTTCATAGACATGCAATGTCACAGAAGTCTGAACCTAACTGAAATAGTGTTACGACCAGTAAAACTACACAAATAAGCTAAAGCACCACCCCGGGTCTtataattttcaaatatttttattttggatatttcaaatttcggaattACGCGCTTAGATGTATTGTTCTTTTCGTACAATCCCTTGAGAGTTTCCCTATAATGGCGCAATCGGAAAGGGTTTTAACCTGttgaaaatgttaaaagtgaccAAAGAAAACAACAATTTTAGTTGATTTTAGGATTTAAATTATGACCAATATCTCGACGCATTAAGTTGACCCATCTGAGTATGCATAACATTCACGTGACAGGCATTTGAGTTTTGGCTGCTTATGATTtttcatttagatttttttatGTAGAAATACAAGTAGCTTTTGGTACACTCATTATCAGTGAATGCAGTTTTATAATTGTTTGGGGAGCCGTGGTCCTACTGAAGGCGATTTTCAcatgaaattatttttctaCATATCTCTATGGTACGCCCTTCTTGTTTGTATATCTAAAAGCGGTATCATGACGAAAGCTGCAAAATTGTTCCCGTTAGAGTACCTGCAACGGAAACCAATCAAGAACACACCACCCCCAACATTGTCGAACGGGGGCATAATGATAAAAGTCGTCGATGTTTTTTTACATCGTGAAGTTTCCATTATCCAAATTGCTTGCTGTCGTAGGGGCAACCGTTTCCATTAAAAGCAGAAGTTTGACGTTTACCTTTTGGTTACATACTGCCATGGGATTAGAGCAATTTAGAGGTACAGTGCTTGATCTTATGTCAGGGCGATTGTATATAGGTTTTGGCACGGGTGGTGGTAAGGAGAACTATTATTTTCAAACTACTCAATATTCCCCCTTTCAACCCCCTTTTAACTCTCTCGATGACTACTGCTCTTCTAATCACTGTCCTCCTCTTCTTCGCTATCATTATCACTCTGCCATTGCTGCCTTGAGTCACCCACCAAGTCATAGTCCTGTGACGTCACAGTTGTCAAACCGTTTTCCTGTGAGGGCGCAGTTTGACTTCCATCTTTGCAGCCCCTGTTGCTCTGACCTGAAGAAGTTATATCTTCCTGGGAGGTTTGTAGAAAGTTCGAGGCTAGACTATTCGGGATAGTGATCGTTCCGTTTTGAACCTTTTTGATATTTGGAAACTCGAGATACTTGCTAATGTTCCTGGTATCATGGATGCTACCCTCGTTGATGTCTAGAGGTGGAGGGGGGTTACGCATGTGGATATAGCTAAAAGTTGAGCTCTTTTTCTTCCGGCGTGGAACGCCGAATTGTCCAGGAGGATGTTTTGGACCTAAGAACATTGGAAAGCAAAATCTCACAAAGCTTCTGTCATTCTTTTCAAATAATGTGTTGTAACGGTCGCCTTCAGGCATCGTCACGATTGGCAATGCGTTTAACGACTGAATACTGGTGGTAGTACTACCTGCAGAACCAAATCCACTTTCACTAGAAACAAGATGGCCGTTACTCCCGGCACTGCTACGCCCCCCGGTGTCAGTTTCTGTCATCAACGTAGCGTGTTCAATTATCTGTTTCCGCTGTCGTTTTGTCAGAGGCTTTTTGTTATGTAATCCAGCCTGTGATATATTGATCGTCAGTGGTCCTGGAAATATCCTCGAACTGGGACGAGCAGATACTCCTTTGTACATGTTGCTATAAACAGAACCGAATTGTTTGGGTGAATATTTTGAATTAGTGTATCCTTCTCTAAATGGTCTGTTGGCATTGGCCATTGTCTCAATAGTTTCCATAGTGTTGGAACGTTCAAGAATCTTCTCTTTCAATACTGACTGATAGGCTTTCTTTTCACGAGATCGGGTATCGATTTGGATATTGGTAGTCGGACGTTCCCTTTCGCGCGCGGAGACTGCTTTCGAAAGGTAATCAGGCGAAAGATCAAATACTTCGTCAACTGT
This is a stretch of genomic DNA from Lineus longissimus chromosome 2, tnLinLong1.2, whole genome shotgun sequence. It encodes these proteins:
- the LOC135503615 gene encoding uncharacterized protein LOC135503615: MDGKQNPKQRRGSNNGIGNAGNEKGKKSKRPKKNKTRKKQYLERDNDVATLISNLSLQDTGPDSDIANHFAFTKNGSFKKVSSSTSTATSSGNDEITKDSLNITDVKKGKNGALWLTDNVIKENFLKMSDQAADFDEGVWKSIKLSLCQKANNSLLSAKYNRLNYTNNVPQFDYPPSAPQAESLRWEFKMDSDSEEEERLRVYKINRRKRFLAERYEKGLELISGANNQTEVLQPTISTSYFDLNDGPVLSNMINHLGFSGADDSREMVLNCS